Part of the Melopsittacus undulatus isolate bMelUnd1 chromosome 7, bMelUnd1.mat.Z, whole genome shotgun sequence genome is shown below.
CACACAGATGGAGAGGGTCAGGGTATGTATATTTGTTTAAAGTGGCTGTTTGCTTGGTGAGACACTTGCAAGAGGTTCTTGTCACTTTTGACAAGTCTTGCAGTCAGGAGCACAGCTTCTTTATCAGCCTGTACAGACCCCTGAATCACCGAAAACAAATAGCAGCCTTCCTAATGTGTGCAGTTGAATTGAGGCCTTAATTTCTTTACAAAGCTCTTCTGTTGTCAAGCCAAATAAGAGAAACTATTGAACTAGGATAGCCAAGAATTCAAGCAACAAATATAGCTTGTGACTTTAAGCCTACCAGCTTGATTTGCATTCAGGAATTGGAACCATgctgtgcatttttatttcttctttcatttgcaTCTGCAGTGCTTTTCCACTCAGAGCATATAGTGATGAACTGCTGTTCCTTTTCCTATAGTAAGTCTTGGCTGTGAGTCTCACCCAGCTTCAAGCACAATCTTCCCAGTAACTGGTTACCTTCATTGCATGAAACGTGAATTTGGGCTGTTTGATGGGGCATTACAACTCTTGCTTGCTGTTAAAATGGCTGTGAGATCCATCTTGCTCAGGAGCAAGTTCACAGGGAACAGGGGCTGCAGCCAAGAAGGTTTTTCTTTGAGTATGTCATAAACAGTGGCCtatgcaagaaagaaagagtcATTATAACTTGTATTTAGAATGTATATGTTCCTGGGAGGGGGGTAAATTCTCATGTAAAGATGGATTGTTTTCAGCAGAGATGTAAGAAGCAGCTTGAACCCCACCATGAATTCAGCCTGACCAAGTGCTTTACCTATGCTGGCATTGAATTCTCTTGCTTAAAATGCTCTGGGGTTTTATGGTACAAAAGAGTACACAAGGAATGGCAGTGCTGAATTTGATCCCCTTGCACTGAAACCGATTTCAATGTccttaaaatcagttttactgAAGCACATACCCTGTAAAGAGCTATCCTCgataggccaggttggacggggcttggagcaaggtgctctagtggaaggtgtccctgcccgtagcaggaggttggaactggaaaagctttaaggttccttcaacccaaaccattctatgataaaaaCATGCTGGAGTAAGGTAGCCTGGTGCAACTAATGGTGTGGCAGAACATGGGGAAAATACTGTCACTAGGTGGAGCTGATGTGCTGGttatgaaagaaacacagaaggaGACCAGCCGCCTTGTAAAGGACACAGAAACACAGCGTGATCTGCTTTCAAAACTGCTCATATATCAACTCGTTAGTCCATAAAGGTTAAAGACTAGTGCTTACGTTGTTGAGACAGATCTGGTCATGTTTCCTCATGCTGATGTAAATGAGCTTGAGGATTATGGGTGGTGCACAGATTCGTTTAGCCCAATTGAGAAAGGACAAGTTTGTGTATCTGATTTAAAACTGCAGAGATCAGAATTCTTGTAACACTATTCCTAATAGGAATAGGAAGCAGGAACTTGCCTATTTTAAACATGTTGTGATTTTTAACCACTACAGCAAGACTTTAaaccaggccaggctggacagggcttggagctacctggtctagtggaaggtgtctctgcccatggcagggcgttggaaatggatgagctttaaggtcccttccaacacaaaccagtctggagtGCTATATGATTTaaacaattacttttttccATCAGGCTGGTTTGTTTGAATAGTCtacatatcttttaaaaatgaaagagtaATAGTACTAGAGAATGGTATTTTGGAAAAGTTAcatgtttttcttaatattcttGCAGACCTTAAGTGATGTTAGAAATTTGAAGTTCCCACCATTGTTCATTCAGAAATATGCACAAGAGGTAAGTGCATCTGATACTGTTAATGGTAGCTTTTTGTTTAATGagtgttgcttttttctttgcttttcaattGCTTTGCAGgtaaaaaaaggagggggaaaaaagagcttTTGTGTTATTAAGATTCCTCCCTCTATCCCTGTACTTTCCTCCTTTTTGAAGCTATAATATTACAATAATGTGGATGATGATACTTTTGTCACACAATTTACCTCCAGTAACTATACCTGACTTCCCTTTGTCATTCATTTCACATACATCCTGACATGGTTTCTTACAACAAATCTGCATTCACACAAAGTACTGAAGCAAACAATTACACACAAATTATATTACATATGTTTTAACTGGTTTTTTGATTGCAAATAATAGAAAGGTTTTATAACTATTGAATCTTGGGTCAGATTTGATTTGCCAAATTGATTGTTGTCCTTAacaataaagacagtttaacagaTGCCCAGTGGTctgttttcatatatttaatgCACTTCCAGCTAGTGTGCCAAAGCACTAATACCCAAATTAGTCAGATAGCAACTGGGAACTTCTTCCTCTTGTTCATACAGAACATTAAATTAGAAAGAATATATGAATTGGTGCATGTAACACTTCTGCTGTGTCTTCTTTTAGTACACCATGGTGAAGGACATGCTCTCTCCAAGTCCCACTGAAAGACCAGAGGCTGCAGCAATCATAGAAAACCCTGTATTTGAAGACTTGGAACTCCCACCAAAACCAGTGCTTAGGCAGAGGTCACGGACAATGAGTTTATCAGGAAACAAACATTCCAGACAACCAAGCAAATAACTATCCTCAGGATCACTTCTTCCACGCGGCAGGTCTTACAGGGATTGTTCAGCAGAAGGATCCTATGATGCAGAATGTGTATCTTTGGAAACAGTTTACTTCAGCTTTTGGGTTTTGCCATGTTTAATGTGTAAGATGTGTTGGACAGATTTATGGTTTCCTTTGACAAGCCAACGAAAACTAGTAACCACACTTTTCACATTCCATTCTTCTTACCTTAACTGTCCTAGGTGGATGGGTCCAGCTACTGTGCTTGCCAATGGTGTGCTCCATTATCCTTTTTTGGGGGTTTactgggggttgttttttgaaGCTTGTATATATCAGCTTGCTGGGTAAGTGAGAGATCTGTAACATGTAAATAGAATgaaaatcctgtatttttatAGAGCAAATTACAGTCTCTAAGCCTAGTGAGCATCTCTCCGGATCACTTGCTCTTTGGTGAAATGAAGAGGATTTTGAAATGAACTATGACTCCACTCTTTGTTCCTGGTCACTAAACTGGGAAGCTGCACTAtttttgaagcaaaaaaaagTACCACAGTTGTACATACTGTCACTCTCCATAGCCAGTCattaaaagaaatcatttcatACTTCTGCACTATAGTAGAACTTAGGGAATGCATTTTATACAGATAAACCtgtagagaaggaaaaggagcgGTTTTGCCATTCAGAAAAGGAGGGTTTATAGGCAGTGGTTGAAAGAGCCATAGTAAAACTGATGTATGAAAATGTTGTGATTCTGCAGACTTAAACCTAATGAAGTCATACGTGTCGTATGTAACCTTGTAGATTTTGTACTTTTTAAGGAATCAACTGGTAGGCTATTTGTGTAACCTGCTGATTTAACTGCCTAATGccatgctttttatttctccctgtaaatatggtaatttttatttataaaatccAGAATCAATCCATTTGGGTTGGTGGTGTACAGAACGCACTCGCTGCCATTGTGGAGTGCATTTAATTATTGTGACTTCTTTCAAGTCTAAATGATTTAataaacttttttatttataaaggaaACCACTTTAGTACTCGCTTCTGTTCAGAGCCGGCTCGGTGCAGGCTGCAGATGGCAGCCGAGTGTAGCTGGAACACAAGGAGGGGAACTGCATCACTCTtaacttgctttgctttcctgtctCATACTTCCCACAGTGCACATGGTGCTGCAAAGATGAATATGCTGCTTGGAAGTGAGATACTGcctgaagaaagaagagaattgATCTCTCTAAACTGAGTGGATTACAGAGGCAAGCTCTCAGCTGTTACAGAGcgattgtagtgataggacaagaggtaataggttcaaactgaaacaggggaagttcaggttggatataaggaagaagttctttactgtgagggtggtgaggcactggaatggggttgcccaaagaagtggtaaatgctccatctctggcagtgttcaaggccaggtggagagagccttgggtgacatggtttagtgtgaggtgtccctgcccatggcagggggttggaactggataatcttgaggtcctttccaacccaaaccattctgtgattctatgataagaaGGGATAGTTCTGACAGTGTTAGAACTGGTTTTGTATCaatgcattttcctgttttacagGCTTAAATCACTTAAAAGTTGTAGTCTCTGAAATCAGTTTCTTAAATAGACGTTGGATTCAAGGGATCACTACTGTGGTGTGACACTATGACTAGCAATTAAACCAGCTGATACTCTGCAACTTTATGATATGGCAGAAGTGGATTACAAAGCCTCTTGGATCTAGATACTGGCTTGTCCAATTGAGGCCAGAATGCTGCAGTATTTGATCAAAACCAGAACTTGATGGAGTTTAGCTGGGTTAAAACAGAAGACAGTTTTAAGTGTCTTCTTCCTTTGGATTTCCGTGTTAGCATCAGCTATAAATGCACATTTAAATGCCAACGTTTGAAACCTCTGAAGCTTCTCTGCCAGTTCACTGATTACAGATGGAGCACAGGAAATTAAGAATATGGTATTTTTAACTCCCTGTGTATGTGTGCTGGATGTAAGCAGCTGCCTATTCCAAGGACCCTGCAGCATTTCAGTATCCAAATGCTATACATGCTCACACTAGGTATGTCTGCGTATTCTGGAATGTTACACTTACCCTCAAAGGCATGTTCAAATCCCACTCTGGACTGTGCATACCCAGCCACAAAAGCACCTAGCCATACTCAGCTCTTCACTGCCCATGTCAGTGAGGCTTTGCCTTTCTTAGCACTGAATGCTGGCATGGGTTGTCCctgtctttcctccttttttgcttcagaaagtcCTTTCCCTACCCAGAGAGATTTTCCTTCAAGTCTTGCCTGCAAGTACCCgtttccctgcctttggcaaCTCCACTTCCTCTGCCGCACCAGTGGGAGAGAGGATGCTTCTCTGTGCTAGGAAATATGCAGCTGGGCTTCAATACTCCCACCAGCTCCATGTTGGCAGCTTTTCAGAACCAGGCTATCTGGaggatgttttccttctttaagtCAGGTTTTAGTTATACTACACTTCCATGTTCCATCCCTGTCCTGCCGGATGTTCTTCAGTCAACTCAGACTGAATGGTCAGTCATGACTGAAGTCCTTGATTTAATATGCATTTGCTCTATGCTCACATCCCAAAGGGAAAGCCATGAAGGCAGGTTTCTCTCAGCTCTGTATGgatgacagcagcagctttctacCTTGTCTACTAGACCCCAGTCTTTACATAGCAGCCCTGATATCTGATGGAcaggtttattttcctctttcagttaACTGACTTCTAGAAACCAACAATCAGACTGGCTCAGGTCTTCCTGTGGCCATGGAAATCAGCATGTACCTTCCTACCGATGTCTTCTGCAGGGGGATGTCTGAACATGTAGGTTAGCTGCCAGTTCACAGCCCTGCAGAAGGGAGCTCTGGTCTTAGGCCCTGCTGCATTCTACAGCCCTGTGGTTCCAGCCTGTTCTAGCAGAGGTTGTTGCCTGTCCCTCATCTCCTTTCCCTCCTAGCTCCTGGAGCTGAAACACAGTTCTTGTCCTGTTTCATCAAAATGAACTGGGTAACAGAAGCAAAAATCCATCCCTGTCCATCTTTGTGCCCACTAGATTTAGGTGCTTCCCCCCAGAGTAAAGGCAGGATTGTGTGGTTATTCTCCTTACCGCTTCCATGTTGTTACTGAAGTCGCAGGAGCTGGGAGACCCACTCCAGGAAGAGCAGTaccagtgctgcagccccagaTCAGGGCTGTTTCTTCTACCAGGCTCTTGAAAGAGAACTTCTGATGCTTGTACCAGAGTCTTCAGTAGCTGAGTTGCTCCAGGCAGTGCTTTTTGCTGCACCTCTGAGGACAGTCCTCTGCTGCCTTTgagctggaagaggagaagcaCTCAGGGCTTTTACTAACATCCCCCTTCATTTATTAAGAAAGTGATGTTCTTCACCCCTCCGAGTGCCTCAGTCCATGAGTTTTAGCATTAAATGTTAACCTGGATATGTTTCTACTGTTTCCTGTGCTTCTCAGGCTGCACCTGAGCGAACACTCGGAAGAAGCTGTTTTAGAAACCATCCTTCGAGTGTTTTGTGTCCATGGAAGATCAGTCTAAAAGCAGGCTCTGAGTGCAATGACTCCCATGTAAAGCAGTGTGAGACCCCATCAGAACCGTGCCAGGGGAAGCAGTGGCTTTTGTATGAGTGGTCTGTGATCCTATGGGCTCAACTCTTGCTTTTACTCGCTGTTATGATGCTGCAGAGACATTTGGGAGCATGCCTGTCTTTTCAGGGTCATCCTTTGGTAAGGCAATTCATGGTCCTCCCACAGGCAGCCAGTGATGTTTAATGTTGTTTGAAGTCCAGACAAGCACTTGGGAGTGGTAAAAGTAATCATTCCCATTCGTCATCCTTTTCTTATGGCTGTAGAGTCCAGCAGTACTCTACAGCATTACTCATGCCAGTAAGGCATAGATATCACAGTGCAGAACACACAGTAATTCCTCTTCATGTCCCCTCTTTGCTGCCGGTCACCTGCAGTCCCCTTTAAGCCCCATGGGCACTCAGTGCTCTCAGCAAGTCCTACTCATCCACTGGGGCCTGCTACATAGGATATTCCCTTTGGAATTCATAAGGGCACTCACAGGTAATTCACAGAGAGCCACTGAAATCTCTGAACTCCTCCGAAGGTAGCTGAACCCTGAGCAACAGCCCAGACTGCAGAGTGGTGCCTCTGTAAAGACATGACCTCTGCTCCTTGACCACATCCCTCCTAATGCCCATACACAGGCTGACACACACAGAATCACTAAAACCAGTCAAatctgagcaagctgctctagtggaaggtgtccctgcccatgataggggttggaactggatgagttctaaggtcccttcaacccgaaccattctatggttctatgaaatcTGTAATGTAAGCTGCAAGGTGAGAACTACAGTGGCTTGAGAAGGGAGAAACACTGTCCCACCTTACACTGCAGATCACCAGGATGTACGTGGAGACAAGTTCACGTTATCATACTGATGTTGTTTTCCCCTTCATGAAGGTTGAATTTGTCTTAGGAAATGCTCATCATAAAGTAATTAGGCAGGAAGGAATTAGCTCCATTAGTTATAACAAGTTGCCCCTAAAATATCAAAGTTCCTTGTTTATAAAACTGTGGAAGATGAAGAAATGCGCTTTTGCCCTATGTCCCCAGCTATAATATTccagcccctccttcccctATTTTCCTACctattatttttcccttagGATGTGCTCTGGCACTTTCTGTACCACCCTCCAGCAACTGATTCTGAATCCCTATTACTTAGGTTTGCCTTTCAGAGCACCATTGGGCACTGGCACCGTAATGCTATATTCCATGTCCGGAGCAGTCTTGGAAAACGTGGCTATGGAAACCATGTCTTCTCCAATGTCCACTTGAGACCTGTGCCTGCAGATGAGCAGCTTCTTCAGGGCCCGTTGGAAGTCCCTGTTCAGGAAAGCATAAAGCATCGGGTTGATGGTGGAGTTGCAATACCCCAACCAAGTGATGATCTTGAATGCATCAACCAAGACCGTGCTGGTGGAGTCAGTGCCTCTTGCTGCGAGCCAGACATTGAGGACAAAGTAGGGCAGCCAGCAGAGCACAAAGACTGAAATGATGATGCTGATGGTCCGTGTGGCCTTGTTCTCCAGCTGCAGGTGGTTCTGCCGCTTGCTGTTGGGGTGGTAGTGGATCTCCAGGGTCTGAGACACGATCCGGGTGGCCTTGAGCCGTGAAGCGCGGTAGATGAAGAAGTACATGCTGCACATGACCATGAAGGGAACAAAAAACGCCAGAGCAGAAGCTACAATGGCAAAAATCCAGTTGGTGACAAAGATGCATTCTCTGCCTGCATCGAAGTCCACCCCAGGGATCTCGTTCCAGCCTTGCAtgacaggaaggaaggaaatgagagaGGAGTATACCCAGACCATGCAGGTCATTGCGATGCATCTG
Proteins encoded:
- the LOC101875653 gene encoding octopamine receptor-like: MDSNSGKMLMDTNETWLSNSSSADSFVEGGGNLAGIGLQEVVIGLVLTLIDLITLLGNTIVFICPVVEKRLRTVTYMFIMSLAMADFLVACLVMPFSIIYEVTGMWLFGKLFCKVWISFDVMFCTASIVTLCFISLDRYCSVVTPYHYSRRMSRGRCIAMTCMVWVYSSLISFLPVMQGWNEIPGVDFDAGRECIFVTNWIFAIVASALAFFVPFMVMCSMYFFIYRASRLKATRIVSQTLEIHYHPNSKRQNHLQLENKATRTISIIISVFVLCWLPYFVLNVWLAARGTDSTSTVLVDAFKIITWLGYCNSTINPMLYAFLNRDFQRALKKLLICRHRSQVDIGEDMVSIATFSKTAPDMEYSITVPVPNGALKGKPK